One segment of Parvularcula sp. IMCC14364 DNA contains the following:
- a CDS encoding phage portal protein: MRLRFWKKEQPIEQRSTGSGFTSEVISARESWISGARGLGELTATVQACISLWENGLSLADVTGTDLIRPTDLALAGRALALRGECVFLIRNDILIACSDWDIRTKDGEPNAYRVSISEAGGGRTLTALAGEVLHFRIGRDIAAPWTGISPLRRANITAGLLDTVETALRDIYENAPIGSNIVPFPESAGTDMERLQSGFRGRRGQVLLRESVQVTAAGGPGPQADWKPSSLTPDIERAMPIEAMKSAQDSICAAFGVLPALMNPSTTGPMTREAQRHLAQWQLQPIAHCMAQELSKKLGTNVRLDVMRPLQAFDAGGRARSLTAIVSAMISAKEGGLTDSEMNSALSLVDWQSS; the protein is encoded by the coding sequence ATGCGCTTAAGGTTTTGGAAAAAAGAGCAGCCGATTGAACAGCGCTCAACTGGTTCAGGGTTTACATCTGAGGTCATATCAGCGCGTGAAAGCTGGATCAGTGGTGCTCGTGGTCTTGGCGAGCTAACCGCAACGGTGCAAGCCTGCATATCGCTTTGGGAAAACGGCCTATCTCTGGCTGATGTAACTGGTACTGATCTTATCAGACCGACTGACCTAGCCCTTGCGGGCCGCGCTCTTGCCTTGCGTGGTGAATGCGTGTTTTTGATCCGAAACGATATACTGATTGCTTGCTCTGATTGGGATATCCGAACCAAGGACGGCGAGCCGAATGCCTACCGTGTCAGCATATCTGAGGCAGGTGGTGGCCGCACACTGACGGCTCTTGCCGGTGAAGTGCTGCATTTCCGGATCGGTCGAGACATTGCCGCGCCATGGACAGGCATTTCTCCACTTCGTAGAGCAAACATTACCGCAGGCTTGCTGGATACCGTTGAAACAGCCTTGCGTGACATATACGAGAATGCACCCATTGGCTCGAATATCGTTCCGTTTCCGGAAAGTGCTGGAACTGACATGGAACGCCTGCAGTCAGGCTTCAGGGGGCGAAGAGGGCAGGTTCTCCTAAGAGAATCCGTACAGGTGACGGCTGCAGGTGGACCGGGACCACAAGCAGATTGGAAGCCTTCGAGCCTGACACCGGACATTGAACGGGCGATGCCGATTGAAGCCATGAAGTCAGCACAAGATTCAATCTGTGCTGCTTTTGGTGTTTTGCCAGCGCTGATGAACCCGTCAACGACTGGCCCGATGACACGTGAAGCGCAAAGACATCTTGCGCAGTGGCAGTTGCAGCCTATCGCTCACTGCATGGCCCAGGAATTGTCAAAGAAGCTGGGAACAAACGTGAGGCTCGATGTGATGCGCCCGCTCCAGGCTTTTGATGCCGGGGGCAGGGCAAGATCCCTGACTGCAATAGTCAGCGCCATGATTTCCGCCAAGGAAGGCGGCCTGACTGATTCGGAAATGAATTCGGCTTTGTCATTGGTTGACTGGCAATCAAGTTAA
- a CDS encoding HK97 family phage prohead protease, with translation MAALLHRHFVEVRNEGGRKLAGMAAVYGVETDIGAFKERIRPGAFERTLSSDADVLAFADHDPSKLLGRRSTGTLRLSDTDDGLLFELDVPDTATGRDVLALADRGDLGGMSFGFLVRDGGEMRDGDVRVLTDIDLREISVVSAWPAYSGTSVEARSKQVKSPSFWRWR, from the coding sequence ATGGCTGCTTTGCTACACCGCCACTTTGTGGAAGTGCGGAATGAGGGCGGGCGCAAGCTCGCTGGCATGGCGGCTGTCTATGGCGTTGAAACTGATATTGGTGCTTTCAAGGAACGCATTCGACCGGGTGCTTTTGAGCGCACATTGTCATCTGATGCAGATGTTCTGGCCTTTGCTGACCATGATCCGTCCAAGTTACTGGGCAGGCGCTCTACAGGCACATTGAGACTCTCAGACACAGACGATGGTCTTTTGTTTGAGTTGGACGTTCCGGATACGGCAACAGGGCGTGACGTATTGGCTCTTGCTGATCGTGGAGACCTTGGCGGCATGAGTTTCGGCTTCCTGGTGAGAGATGGCGGGGAGATGCGGGATGGTGATGTGCGTGTTCTCACAGATATTGACCTTCGGGAAATCAGTGTTGTGAGTGCGTGGCCAGCATATTCCGGCACCTCGGTTGAGGCCCGCTCCAAGCAGGTGAAGTCACCCAGTTTTTGGAGGTGGCGATGA
- a CDS encoding phage major capsid protein yields MLKSAQIQRRQSELREELAALAANDNLTDENRTKLDMLDREYQDNEKRYRAALISEDTERKEATEDLEGRSEQEWSDLLKRFEVQQVALALDEGRALSGPTAEIVEEFRSKGGYRGIPLPIEALNTRAGETVAGGTPDPIQTMPIVDRIFAATTAARMGAQFISIPQGEREWPVVTSSVSAGWADGETASVAGPTAFATTDKALAPDQNLGVQMKITRKTLKQSGAALEQAVRRDMLSAIEVELDKAVFRGAGSSGEPLGVIAGVSTYSITDTDVSAAATWSVFRAAITRFMTANAVNSPTQVKLMIRPEVWDTLDGTADADLNRTEWERLVSHIGAANIVTTSNALAAPTGTPAESQALLTTPTGGVAPVYVGLWGAVDVIRDPYSDAASGGLRLTGLLTADVTVARPAQLEVLSGIQ; encoded by the coding sequence ATGCTAAAGTCAGCACAAATACAGCGCCGCCAAAGTGAATTGCGAGAGGAACTCGCTGCTTTAGCTGCCAATGATAACCTCACAGATGAAAACCGCACAAAGCTCGATATGCTTGACCGGGAATATCAGGACAATGAGAAGCGTTACCGTGCTGCACTGATCTCAGAAGACACCGAGCGCAAGGAAGCTACAGAAGACCTGGAAGGCCGCAGTGAGCAAGAATGGTCAGACCTCTTAAAGAGGTTTGAAGTTCAGCAAGTCGCATTGGCGCTTGATGAGGGTCGGGCATTGAGTGGCCCTACTGCTGAGATTGTTGAGGAATTCCGTTCGAAGGGCGGATATCGAGGCATTCCGTTGCCGATTGAGGCGTTGAATACACGCGCAGGTGAAACGGTTGCGGGCGGTACGCCAGACCCAATTCAGACAATGCCTATTGTTGACCGTATCTTCGCTGCAACAACGGCTGCCAGAATGGGCGCACAGTTTATCAGTATTCCGCAAGGTGAGCGTGAATGGCCGGTAGTTACTTCCAGTGTTTCCGCTGGATGGGCAGACGGTGAAACAGCCAGTGTTGCAGGGCCGACGGCGTTTGCGACTACTGACAAGGCTCTGGCACCAGATCAGAATCTTGGTGTGCAGATGAAGATTACACGCAAAACACTGAAGCAATCAGGTGCTGCACTGGAGCAGGCTGTACGGCGCGATATGCTGTCAGCTATCGAGGTTGAACTTGATAAAGCTGTTTTCCGTGGTGCCGGTTCATCTGGCGAGCCTCTTGGTGTTATTGCTGGTGTTTCGACTTACTCGATCACCGACACGGACGTGTCAGCGGCTGCGACCTGGAGTGTATTCCGTGCAGCAATCACGCGCTTCATGACGGCAAACGCGGTGAACTCACCGACGCAAGTGAAGCTGATGATTCGCCCTGAAGTATGGGATACTCTGGACGGTACAGCCGATGCTGATCTTAACCGCACAGAATGGGAGCGCTTGGTCTCACATATCGGTGCTGCGAACATTGTGACGACTTCAAATGCGCTTGCTGCCCCTACAGGCACACCGGCGGAAAGCCAGGCACTTCTGACAACTCCAACTGGCGGTGTTGCGCCAGTTTATGTGGGTCTCTGGGGTGCGGTTGATGTGATCCGCGATCCGTACAGCGATGCAGCTTCTGGCGGCTTGAGGCTGACGGGCTTGCTGACTGCTGACGTTACGGTTGCACGGCCAGCACAGCTCGAAGTGCTCTCAGGTATCCAGTAA
- a CDS encoding HNH endonuclease — protein MFTRSSRHITRGPRWKALRQKVLRRDGFACVQCGAVRRLEVDHIMRVRTHPDLAWEMDNLQTLCGSCHAIKTRQENGWPVKSKERKEWDKFIKQISIEKSD, from the coding sequence ATGTTTACTCGATCTTCCCGTCATATCACACGCGGCCCACGATGGAAGGCCCTTCGGCAGAAAGTTCTCCGACGGGATGGGTTCGCGTGCGTGCAGTGCGGCGCTGTGAGGCGGCTGGAAGTTGACCATATCATGCGCGTTCGCACTCATCCGGACTTGGCCTGGGAGATGGATAATCTGCAAACGCTATGTGGAAGTTGTCATGCCATCAAAACAAGGCAGGAAAACGGATGGCCTGTAAAATCTAAGGAACGCAAAGAGTGGGATAAATTCATCAAGCAAATAAGCATCGAAAAAAGCGATTAA
- a CDS encoding type VI secretion system-associated protein TagO, whose product MLELITSMYLMGISQDGPSCAKKNDDSERLRCYDLVYRVTASAPKPIDSDWRVREETSKLDDTKTVFMEVNSNENHVGRFGQEGKLRLSLRCQENTTALAIYFAGEFMASGASDYVRVDYRIDDNPASSANFVESTNNEWLGLWNGSRAIPFIKQMFGASTMYVRATPFSESSVDGEFNISGVQDAIKPLREACSW is encoded by the coding sequence ATGCTTGAATTAATCACTTCAATGTATCTCATGGGTATCTCTCAAGACGGCCCAAGTTGCGCGAAAAAGAACGATGATTCAGAACGTCTCCGCTGTTATGATTTAGTCTACCGCGTCACAGCAAGCGCCCCAAAACCCATAGATAGTGATTGGCGGGTGCGTGAAGAAACCTCAAAACTCGACGACACCAAGACAGTGTTCATGGAAGTGAATAGTAACGAAAATCATGTCGGGAGATTTGGGCAGGAAGGGAAGCTAAGACTCTCTCTTCGCTGTCAAGAAAACACTACAGCGTTGGCCATTTACTTTGCCGGAGAGTTCATGGCGTCAGGCGCATCGGATTACGTTCGGGTAGATTATAGAATCGACGACAATCCGGCATCCTCTGCAAATTTCGTGGAAAGCACAAACAATGAATGGCTTGGTTTATGGAATGGATCACGTGCAATTCCATTCATCAAGCAGATGTTCGGAGCTTCAACGATGTACGTCAGAGCAACTCCATTCAGCGAGAGCAGTGTTGACGGAGAATTTAACATCTCAGGCGTACAAGATGCTATAAAGCCTCTTCGAGAAGCATGCAGCTGGTAA
- a CDS encoding terminase large subunit domain-containing protein, giving the protein MAKGRPRVLSEKALRGGTKASKCVRFLETLRIPEGPKAGEQIRLAPFQKSFVEGSLDPKNNVGVLSVSRGNGKSALTAGICLGALLGVWDKQPRRDIILAAKTRDQARIAWQFAEGFAQSLPDEYQARLTFRRSPRLEIQFDDENGPHVIRAIAADGKSALGSGPTLVLMDERGHWPTDKGDALEQALLTGLGKRDGRALIISTSAADDTHPFSHWIDRPPAGCYVQEHRPLPSLPADDLDSLLIANPGADYGVGATSQWLLTQAERAIQRGGNTLSSFRLYHRNERVSGEERDVLLTVDQWLAAETNELPAREGGVVIGLDLGGSASMTAAAYFWPKTGRLEVYGWFPSDPSLANRGLNDGVGDRYLKMAERGELETLGNKTVPVAAWLSAAMRRVEGEQVIALLADRFKQAEFLEALQSAGISTPVIWRGFGFKDGGEDIERFRRAVFDGKVWTTESLLMRSAISETVCIRDPANNIKLAKSRSLGRIDPASAAVLAVAEGARQLAKPLARAPRVVWA; this is encoded by the coding sequence ATGGCTAAAGGTCGACCAAGAGTGCTGTCAGAGAAGGCTTTGCGAGGTGGTACGAAAGCCAGTAAATGCGTGCGTTTCCTGGAGACGCTGAGAATTCCGGAAGGCCCTAAGGCCGGTGAGCAGATTCGGCTTGCACCGTTCCAAAAGTCATTCGTGGAAGGTTCATTAGACCCGAAAAACAATGTTGGCGTTCTGAGTGTCAGCAGGGGTAATGGCAAAAGTGCATTGACTGCTGGAATTTGCCTTGGCGCTTTGCTGGGTGTCTGGGATAAACAGCCCCGCAGAGATATTATTCTTGCCGCCAAGACTAGAGATCAGGCCAGAATTGCTTGGCAGTTTGCGGAGGGGTTCGCGCAATCCTTGCCTGATGAATACCAAGCCCGCCTGACATTTCGCCGGTCTCCCCGCCTGGAAATTCAATTCGACGATGAGAACGGACCTCACGTTATCAGAGCCATTGCGGCGGACGGAAAGTCTGCTCTTGGTTCTGGTCCAACTCTGGTTTTGATGGACGAAAGGGGCCACTGGCCTACGGACAAAGGAGACGCATTGGAGCAAGCACTGTTGACTGGTCTTGGCAAGCGAGATGGCCGGGCACTGATTATTTCAACCTCTGCTGCTGATGACACGCATCCGTTTTCGCATTGGATCGATCGACCTCCGGCTGGTTGCTATGTACAGGAGCACAGACCACTGCCCAGCCTGCCTGCAGATGATCTGGACAGTTTGTTGATAGCCAATCCAGGTGCAGATTATGGTGTTGGCGCGACAAGTCAGTGGCTTCTGACGCAGGCTGAAAGAGCAATTCAACGGGGTGGTAATACACTGTCTTCCTTCCGGCTTTATCACCGTAATGAACGCGTCTCCGGTGAGGAGCGTGATGTATTGTTGACTGTGGATCAATGGCTGGCCGCTGAGACAAATGAGCTACCTGCCCGTGAGGGTGGTGTCGTTATAGGGCTGGACTTGGGCGGTTCTGCTTCAATGACAGCTGCTGCTTATTTCTGGCCGAAGACAGGGAGGCTAGAAGTTTATGGCTGGTTTCCATCCGATCCGTCGCTTGCCAATCGTGGCTTAAATGATGGCGTAGGGGATCGTTATCTGAAGATGGCCGAACGAGGAGAGCTAGAGACTCTTGGCAACAAGACTGTCCCGGTCGCTGCCTGGCTGTCGGCTGCAATGCGACGTGTTGAGGGTGAGCAGGTCATTGCTTTACTGGCAGACCGTTTCAAGCAGGCAGAGTTTCTGGAAGCACTGCAATCCGCTGGAATTTCAACGCCTGTTATCTGGCGGGGTTTTGGGTTCAAGGATGGGGGTGAGGATATAGAGCGCTTCAGGAGAGCTGTATTTGATGGCAAAGTGTGGACTACTGAGAGTCTTCTGATGCGTTCAGCAATTTCTGAGACCGTTTGTATTAGAGACCCTGCGAATAATATCAAACTCGCAAAGTCACGCAGTTTAGGAAGGATTGATCCGGCATCGGCAGCTGTTCTGGCCGTTGCCGAGGGTGCCAGGCAATTGGCGAAGCCTCTTGCAAGGGCGCCTCGGGTTGTGTGGGCCTAG
- a CDS encoding DUF6151 family protein, with amino-acid sequence MNDIPLKCRCGQVSGIATGLKQKNSNRAVCHCADCQAFARHLGGEALDHLGGTDLIQFSPARLSFSSGQDQVACLRLTDKGLFRWYARCCNTPIGNTMPTPALPFVGIIHSFFDLSDDEYVIIFGPVTGHVFTKAATGDPQEVSMLKKAGPGDWLKLVSLLLSWKMKGDSKRHAFFDSSTGKPIVTAHVLDNGQT; translated from the coding sequence ATGAACGACATCCCTTTGAAATGCAGGTGTGGGCAAGTTAGCGGCATCGCTACCGGGCTGAAGCAGAAGAACAGTAATCGTGCTGTGTGTCATTGTGCGGACTGTCAAGCTTTTGCGAGGCATCTGGGCGGTGAGGCCCTGGACCATCTGGGCGGTACGGATCTCATCCAGTTCTCCCCTGCCCGATTGTCCTTCTCGAGTGGGCAAGATCAGGTCGCGTGTTTACGGTTGACAGATAAAGGTCTCTTCAGATGGTATGCGCGGTGTTGCAACACCCCTATTGGCAACACCATGCCCACACCGGCATTGCCCTTTGTCGGGATCATACACAGCTTTTTTGACCTCTCAGATGATGAATATGTGATTATTTTTGGCCCTGTGACCGGTCACGTTTTTACTAAAGCGGCCACCGGTGACCCCCAAGAAGTCTCCATGTTGAAGAAAGCAGGACCCGGCGATTGGCTGAAACTTGTCAGCCTGCTTTTATCTTGGAAGATGAAAGGCGATAGCAAGCGCCATGCTTTTTTTGACAGTTCTACGGGGAAACCAATTGTGACGGCGCATGTTCTGGATAATGGTCAAACCTGA
- a CDS encoding DUF3088 family protein, which produces MTQKDILFLLAPGFEDNGRREYCPECAEIWGLLSYFPAILLSIEISYQPIGKPRTDMVKLLGDENQNCPTLLLVRSHVEGEMIGVKIAGPHCFIDNARDIGRYFSHLYGTPLPRGD; this is translated from the coding sequence ATGACACAAAAAGATATTCTGTTTCTGCTGGCGCCCGGTTTTGAAGATAATGGCCGACGGGAATATTGCCCGGAATGTGCAGAAATATGGGGATTACTGAGTTATTTTCCTGCTATTTTACTATCCATTGAGATCAGCTATCAGCCGATCGGAAAGCCACGCACCGATATGGTCAAACTGCTCGGGGATGAGAACCAGAATTGTCCAACCCTGTTGCTGGTGCGCAGCCATGTTGAGGGTGAAATGATCGGTGTAAAAATCGCCGGCCCACACTGCTTCATTGATAATGCGCGTGATATTGGCAGATATTTCTCGCACTTATATGGCACCCCTTTACCCCGAGGGGACTGA
- a CDS encoding anhydro-N-acetylmuramic acid kinase, which translates to MLPSAPNTQSQPLTAIGLMSGTSLDGVDVALLRSDGEDVIEAGPTLSVPYPRMTKVWVQRAIKAALEGRSEANEIANAIDEVTSAHIRAVQKFMEKHHLVRKEIDVIGFHGQTILHRPPIDRSAPGRTWQIGSGQIMAEELGINVVDGFRLNDMAQGGEGAPFAPVYHAVLVRKLDRKHPVCVLNIGGVANVTWIPTDGDPMKMVAFDCGPGNGLVDQWVDFQTGERMDKDGAYAAAGEVQDEVLRLMLLNPYLRRKPPKSLDRYDFKIDHIKEMSTQDGAATLTAFTAACIERSVSLLPAAPGEWIVVGGGGHNPVLMAEIRDRLAAPVMLASDAGWRGDFLEAECFAYLAVRSLRKLPLSYPGTTRINRPLTGGMLHTKPV; encoded by the coding sequence ATGCTTCCCAGTGCTCCAAATACGCAATCACAGCCCCTTACCGCTATCGGCCTGATGTCAGGTACCTCACTGGATGGTGTCGATGTGGCGTTGTTGCGCTCGGATGGTGAGGATGTGATTGAGGCTGGTCCAACCCTCAGCGTACCCTATCCGCGGATGACAAAAGTCTGGGTGCAGCGGGCAATCAAGGCAGCCCTTGAGGGGCGCAGTGAAGCTAACGAGATAGCCAATGCCATTGATGAAGTGACTTCGGCGCACATACGCGCAGTACAGAAGTTCATGGAAAAGCATCATCTGGTCCGAAAAGAGATTGATGTGATCGGTTTTCATGGCCAGACCATCCTGCACCGTCCGCCGATTGACCGCTCTGCGCCTGGGCGAACCTGGCAGATTGGGTCCGGGCAGATCATGGCGGAAGAACTGGGCATCAATGTTGTTGATGGCTTTCGCCTGAACGATATGGCGCAAGGTGGTGAGGGGGCGCCATTTGCGCCCGTCTATCATGCGGTGCTTGTGCGTAAGCTTGACAGGAAGCACCCTGTCTGTGTGCTGAATATTGGTGGTGTTGCAAACGTCACCTGGATACCGACAGATGGTGATCCCATGAAGATGGTTGCCTTTGATTGCGGGCCGGGCAATGGGCTTGTTGACCAGTGGGTGGACTTTCAGACCGGCGAGCGGATGGACAAAGACGGCGCGTATGCGGCCGCTGGCGAGGTTCAGGATGAGGTTTTAAGGCTTATGCTGTTAAATCCTTACCTGCGCCGGAAGCCGCCGAAGTCACTCGACAGGTATGACTTCAAGATTGATCACATAAAGGAAATGAGCACGCAGGATGGTGCCGCAACGCTGACTGCTTTTACCGCTGCGTGTATTGAAAGATCGGTCAGCCTTTTGCCTGCAGCACCGGGCGAATGGATTGTCGTTGGCGGCGGCGGGCATAATCCTGTCCTGATGGCGGAAATCCGCGACCGGTTGGCAGCGCCTGTCATGCTTGCAAGTGACGCGGGATGGCGTGGTGATTTTCTCGAGGCCGAGTGTTTTGCCTATCTGGCGGTGCGCTCCTTGCGCAAGTTGCCACTGAGCTATCCCGGCACAACGCGCATAAACCGCCCACTCACTGGCGGTATGCTGCATACAAAGCCTGTCTGA
- the tyrS gene encoding tyrosine--tRNA ligase — MEALDKRAASETLTAYIGFDATATSLHAGSLIQIMMLYWFQQTGHRPIALMGGGTTKVGDPTGKDAQRKLLTDDDINNNLAGIRKSFAPFLSFGDGPTDAIMVNNDDWLSQLKYVDFLRDYGIHFTINRMLTFDSVKLRLERESPMTFLEFNYILMQAYDYLELNQRYGCVLQMGGSDQWGNIVNGVELCRRVMALKKKDAYDKAKLSQNLTGTDFPVAETEEMINLDESEVFGLTTPLLTTASGKKMGKTEGGAVWLNADQLSPYDYWQYWRNTEDADVGRMLRLFTVLPLDEVARLESLDGAEINDAKKILATEVTALLHGRAAAEEASETARRTFEEGASTGNLPTYEISSDALAAGLAIYTPFRETGLIGSNGEGRRHIKAGALKVNGTALTEERELTGADAVDGVIKLSIGKKKHALVRLV, encoded by the coding sequence ATGGAGGCGCTCGACAAACGGGCTGCCTCGGAAACCCTGACAGCCTATATCGGCTTTGATGCGACAGCGACAAGTCTCCATGCAGGCAGCCTGATCCAGATCATGATGCTATACTGGTTTCAGCAGACCGGTCACAGGCCGATTGCCCTGATGGGCGGCGGAACGACAAAAGTTGGTGATCCAACCGGCAAGGACGCTCAGCGCAAACTGCTGACGGATGACGACATCAACAACAATCTGGCAGGCATCAGGAAAAGCTTCGCACCGTTTTTGTCATTCGGTGACGGACCGACCGATGCCATCATGGTCAACAATGACGACTGGCTTTCGCAGCTGAAATATGTCGATTTTCTGCGAGACTATGGCATTCACTTTACAATAAACCGTATGCTGACATTTGACAGTGTGAAGTTACGCCTTGAACGCGAAAGCCCCATGACCTTTCTCGAGTTCAACTACATACTCATGCAGGCTTATGACTACCTTGAACTTAATCAGCGCTATGGCTGCGTGTTGCAGATGGGTGGCTCAGACCAGTGGGGCAATATCGTCAACGGCGTGGAGTTGTGCCGGCGCGTAATGGCGTTAAAAAAGAAGGACGCTTACGACAAAGCAAAATTATCACAAAACCTAACTGGAACTGACTTTCCCGTTGCAGAAACAGAAGAAATGATTAACCTAGATGAAAGTGAAGTCTTCGGGCTGACGACGCCCTTGCTGACGACAGCCTCTGGCAAAAAAATGGGCAAGACAGAAGGCGGCGCCGTGTGGCTCAATGCTGACCAGTTATCGCCGTATGACTATTGGCAGTATTGGCGTAATACGGAAGATGCTGACGTAGGGCGGATGCTGCGCCTCTTCACAGTGCTGCCACTGGATGAAGTTGCGAGGCTAGAATCTCTCGACGGTGCCGAGATCAATGACGCCAAAAAAATTCTCGCCACTGAAGTCACAGCCCTGCTGCACGGACGCGCTGCGGCTGAAGAAGCCTCAGAAACAGCAAGGCGCACGTTTGAAGAAGGTGCATCTACCGGTAATCTTCCAACTTATGAAATATCATCAGACGCTCTGGCCGCAGGGTTGGCAATCTACACGCCTTTCAGGGAAACTGGCCTGATCGGGTCAAATGGTGAAGGCCGCAGACATATAAAGGCAGGTGCGCTTAAAGTGAACGGGACTGCCCTGACAGAAGAGCGTGAGCTAACCGGCGCTGATGCAGTCGATGGCGTTATCAAACTGTCGATCGGAAAGAAAAAACACGCTCTGGTTAGGCTTGTGTGA